In Ferribacterium limneticum, a genomic segment contains:
- a CDS encoding DUF3422 family protein: MHPRLMLSELQEHPLRQRLNNEFHARPPVPLVGAVLVSHLVFKHSTEKAPAARDNLTKLCQGHVCNSIDSSDSHMMIDTGAFRMRWELHTEFSSYTFFRPLATGEELHPDVTAFDAVHPEWISGIPGKLIVATHVELRSTDEISPDSVLASLTPNGRTMVAARVADDTAWIFTDFKIDNGFSRFLVLNDGMTQRQTGRTVQRLVEIETYRLMSLLGLPVAKEVSRWLYDGEKQLAELMDSIGQAKTPDDERGVLGTLSALAADVEHSVARTTFRFGASRAYHGLVMQRIEELRETRISGLPTFFEFMQRRLLPAMNTCEAISRRQEELSARVARNSQLLRTRVDIELERQNQELLGQMNQRAKLQLRLQETVEGLSVVVLTYYGSQLVQYLAKGTKELHHLNTDVITAISIPVIAGLVFWGTRQMRKKLAAEAGETPH; this comes from the coding sequence ATGCACCCACGCCTGATGCTTTCCGAACTGCAGGAGCACCCGCTCCGCCAGCGCCTCAACAACGAGTTCCACGCCCGGCCGCCCGTGCCGCTGGTCGGCGCGGTGCTCGTCTCGCACCTGGTCTTCAAGCACAGCACCGAGAAGGCACCGGCCGCCCGCGACAACCTCACCAAGCTCTGCCAGGGCCACGTCTGCAACTCGATCGACAGTTCCGATTCGCACATGATGATCGACACCGGCGCCTTCCGCATGCGCTGGGAGCTGCACACCGAATTTTCGAGCTACACCTTCTTCCGGCCGCTGGCCACCGGCGAGGAGCTGCACCCGGATGTCACCGCCTTCGACGCCGTGCATCCCGAGTGGATCTCCGGCATCCCGGGAAAACTGATCGTCGCCACCCACGTAGAGCTGCGGTCGACCGACGAAATCAGCCCGGATTCAGTGCTCGCCAGCCTGACGCCGAACGGCCGGACGATGGTCGCCGCCCGGGTCGCCGACGACACCGCCTGGATCTTCACCGACTTCAAGATCGACAACGGCTTCTCGCGCTTTCTTGTCCTCAATGACGGCATGACCCAGCGCCAGACCGGCCGCACCGTACAGCGCCTGGTCGAGATCGAAACCTACCGCCTGATGTCCCTGCTCGGCCTGCCCGTCGCCAAGGAAGTCAGCCGCTGGCTCTACGACGGCGAAAAGCAGCTGGCCGAACTGATGGACAGCATCGGCCAGGCCAAGACACCGGATGACGAGCGCGGCGTGCTCGGCACCCTGTCGGCGCTGGCCGCCGATGTCGAACACTCGGTGGCCCGCACCACCTTCCGCTTTGGCGCCTCGCGCGCCTATCACGGGCTGGTCATGCAGCGCATCGAAGAACTGCGCGAGACGCGCATTTCCGGCCTGCCGACCTTCTTCGAATTCATGCAGCGCCGCCTGCTGCCGGCGATGAACACCTGCGAAGCGATCAGTCGCCGCCAGGAAGAACTCTCGGCCCGCGTCGCCCGCAACAGCCAGTTGCTGCGCACCCGCGTCGACATTGAACTGGAACGCCAGAACCAGGAACTGCTTGGCCAGATGAACCAACGTGCGAAGTTGCAACTTCGCCTGCAGGAAACGGTCGAAGGCCTCTCCGTCGTCGTCCTCACCTATTACGGCTCGCAACTTGTGCAGTATCTGGCCAAGGGCACGAAGGAGCTGCATCATCTCAACACCGACGTCATCACCGCGATTTCGATCCCGGTCATCGCCGGACTGGTGTTCTGGGGCACCCGCCAGATGCGCAAGAAACTCGCGGCCGAAGCCGGTGAAACGCCGCATTAA
- a CDS encoding phosphoribosylaminoimidazolesuccinocarboxamide synthase, with protein MTTPLFQSSITSLPLLNKGKVRDIYAVDADKLLIVTTDRLSAFDVILPDPIPRKGEVLTAVADFWFEKLGHIVPNQLTGIDPETVVAENERDQVRGRAVVVKRLKPLPIEAVVRGYVIGSGWKDYQETGAICGIALPAGLKMAQKLPSPIFTPATKAAVGDHDENVSFAVAQANCAADLAEALAGTGKNGAQLADEARIAAIRLYEEACAYAKGRGIIIADTKFEFGIDAAGTLHLIDEALTPDSSRFWPADQYEEGKNPPSYDKQFVRDYLETLDWGKVAPGPKLPADVIAKTSAKYIEAYEKLTGKTL; from the coding sequence GTGACCACTCCGCTCTTCCAGTCCTCCATCACCAGCCTGCCCCTGCTCAACAAGGGCAAGGTTCGCGACATCTACGCCGTCGATGCCGACAAGCTGCTGATCGTTACGACCGACCGCCTCTCTGCCTTCGACGTCATCCTGCCGGACCCGATTCCGCGCAAGGGCGAAGTGCTCACCGCCGTCGCCGATTTCTGGTTTGAAAAGCTCGGCCACATCGTCCCCAACCAGCTGACCGGCATCGATCCGGAAACCGTCGTCGCCGAAAACGAGCGCGACCAAGTCCGCGGCCGCGCCGTCGTCGTCAAGCGCCTCAAGCCGCTGCCCATCGAAGCCGTCGTCCGCGGCTACGTCATTGGCTCCGGCTGGAAGGACTACCAGGAAACCGGCGCCATCTGCGGCATCGCCCTGCCGGCTGGTCTGAAAATGGCCCAGAAGCTGCCGTCCCCGATCTTCACACCGGCCACCAAGGCGGCAGTCGGCGATCATGACGAAAACGTCTCCTTCGCCGTCGCCCAGGCCAACTGCGCCGCCGACCTGGCCGAAGCCCTGGCCGGCACTGGCAAGAACGGCGCCCAACTGGCCGACGAAGCCCGCATCGCCGCCATCCGCCTCTACGAAGAAGCCTGCGCCTACGCCAAGGGCCGCGGCATCATCATCGCCGACACCAAATTCGAATTCGGCATCGACGCCGCCGGCACCCTGCACCTCATCGACGAAGCCCTGACCCCGGACTCCTCGCGTTTCTGGCCGGCCGACCAGTACGAGGAAGGCAAGAACCCGCCCTCCTACGACAAGCAGTTCGTCCGCGACTACCTCGAAACCCTGGACTGGGGCAAAGTCGCTCCCGGCCCCAAGCTGCCAGCCGACGTCATCGCCAAGACCAGCGCCAAGTACATCGAAGCCTACGAAAAACTCACCGGCAAGACGTTGTAA
- a CDS encoding LysR family transcriptional regulator encodes MNFIRTLTLRQLQIFVVAARHLSYARAAEELHLTPPAVSMQLKQLEDNVGLPLFERMGRGVALTDAGDLLMHHALRVLGEIKDAEANLQGLLGGETGQLSVGLVSTAKYFMPRLLAQFSQAHPGIEVQFSVGNRESLLQKLQDNAIDLAVMGRIPVEIDAHAEPMASHPYVLIGPADHPLRDARRFDLQELRHETFLLREEGSGSRRVAEEMFKNHLFTPAKTISMGSNETIKQAVMAGMGVALISLHTLPLELKTSEVSVLDIIGTPIERTWYVVHMNSKRLLPAGQRFREFLLEQAAPGLEKEFGRYLAARTAS; translated from the coding sequence ATGAACTTCATCCGCACCTTGACGCTCCGCCAGTTGCAGATCTTCGTCGTCGCCGCCCGCCACCTGAGCTACGCCCGTGCCGCCGAGGAACTGCACCTGACGCCGCCGGCCGTCTCGATGCAGCTCAAGCAGCTCGAAGACAACGTCGGTCTGCCGCTGTTCGAGCGCATGGGCCGCGGCGTCGCCCTGACCGATGCTGGCGACCTGCTCATGCACCACGCCCTGCGCGTCCTCGGCGAGATCAAGGATGCCGAGGCCAACCTGCAAGGGCTGCTCGGTGGCGAAACCGGCCAGTTGTCGGTCGGTCTGGTCAGCACTGCCAAGTATTTCATGCCGCGTCTGCTCGCCCAGTTCTCGCAGGCCCATCCCGGCATTGAGGTGCAATTCTCGGTCGGCAACCGCGAGAGCCTGCTCCAGAAGCTGCAGGACAACGCCATCGACCTCGCCGTCATGGGCCGCATCCCGGTCGAGATCGACGCCCACGCCGAGCCGATGGCCAGCCATCCCTACGTGCTGATCGGGCCGGCCGACCACCCGTTGCGCGACGCCCGCCGTTTCGACTTGCAGGAACTCCGCCACGAAACCTTCCTCCTGCGCGAAGAGGGTTCCGGCTCCCGCCGCGTCGCCGAGGAAATGTTCAAGAACCACCTGTTCACGCCGGCCAAGACAATCAGCATGGGCAGCAACGAGACGATCAAGCAGGCGGTGATGGCCGGCATGGGCGTGGCGCTCATTTCGCTGCACACCCTGCCGCTCGAATTGAAGACGTCCGAGGTCAGCGTTTTGGACATCATCGGCACGCCGATCGAGCGTACCTGGTACGTCGTGCACATGAACAGCAAGCGCCTGTTGCCGGCCGGCCAGCGCTTCCGCGAATTCCTTCTGGAACAGGCGGCACCGGGTCTGGAAAAGGAATTCGGCCGCTACCTGGCCGCCCGCACCGCATCCTGA
- the rfaE2 gene encoding D-glycero-beta-D-manno-heptose 1-phosphate adenylyltransferase, translating into MTYAAPRFETKICPPDQLTARVAQLARPLVFTNGCFDILHRGHVTYLAQAAALGTSMVVALNTDASVKRQGKGDDRPVNLLEDRLAVMAALECVALVTWFDEDTPLQRILECRPDILVKGGDWPVDKIVGCTEVRGWGGTVHSIPFIHQKSTTALLEKIRRL; encoded by the coding sequence ATGACCTACGCCGCCCCCCGCTTCGAAACGAAAATCTGCCCGCCCGACCAGTTGACCGCCAGAGTCGCCCAGCTCGCCCGCCCGCTGGTCTTCACCAACGGCTGTTTCGACATCCTGCATCGCGGCCATGTCACCTATCTGGCGCAAGCGGCGGCGCTTGGGACCAGCATGGTCGTCGCGCTCAACACCGACGCCTCGGTCAAACGCCAGGGCAAGGGGGATGATCGGCCGGTCAATCTGCTCGAAGACCGGCTGGCGGTCATGGCTGCGCTCGAATGTGTGGCGCTGGTGACGTGGTTCGACGAGGACACGCCGCTGCAGCGCATCCTCGAATGTCGGCCGGACATTCTCGTCAAGGGCGGCGACTGGCCGGTGGACAAGATTGTCGGCTGCACGGAGGTGCGGGGCTGGGGGGGGACGGTGCACTCCATACCATTCATTCACCAGAAATCCACCACGGCCTTGCTGGAGAAGATTCGGCGGCTTTGA